The genomic window CCTCCGGCGGGGCCCAGACTTTTCCGATCCGAGTCAAGGGCAGGTCGAGCCGTTCGTACACCTGGCTTCCGTACGCGTTCCGCATCCCACCGCCCGAGGGATTGACGTGGCAGGCGCCACACGTCATGCCCTCCCGTACGGCAAACCGCGGCAGAGCCGACGCCGACGCGGAGCCCAGCAGCCACAGGCTCAGGATGAGCGAAATCCGTCGAATCATCTGGGTCGTTCCAGACGGATTTCGGCGCGCGGCGCCGCGGAGAGCGGGCGGATTCGGATCCTATCCGCCGCGCCGGCATATCCAAACGGATCGACTCCCGCTTTCAGCATCCCGGCGTACGGCGTGTCCGAAGGGTCCAGATCGACCGATGCGCCGACCACGTAGTCCCCCGGCGGCAGGCCTTCAAACCGGACCGTGGTTGGGAACGAGTAATCTTCGATGAGCTTGTATGCGAGCGGGGCACCTGTTGGAGGGTGAGACTCGTAGACGGCTACGGCCAGGGGCTGCCCCGCCCGCGCAGTTTTTCCGTGGTAGTCGATGATGACGTCGAGGGAGCCTTCCCCGCCCCCCACCTGCCCGCCGCAACTTTCGAGCAGGCAGACAAGCGCCATCCCTATTCCAAGCCGAAGAATCTTTCCCAAAGTCCTTTCTCCTTTCCAAGCGAGCGAACGTAATGAACGACGTCCCATAGTTCCTCCGGACTGACCAAATCCTGGTGGGAGGGCATGGGAGTGCCGCAGATGCCTTGGACGATCACGCGGTAGAGATCCGTGTTCGTCCCGCCGCTCTTGAAAAGCGCCTTTGTAAAGTCTCGCGGGCGGACGGATCCACCCCAATCATCTTTCAGAGTACCGGCCGAGGGGCCGTCCCCGCGCCCCGAGGGGCCGTGACATTTTGCGCACTCCAGGTCTTCGAAGACTTTTCGGCCTCGTTCGATCCCCGGGGCGTCCACCGCCGTTTCGGGCGGGACGCCGGAGGCCCCGGCGGGCCTGGGGGATGACGTAATGAGTTGCAGGACGAAAGCCGCCACGGAGGAAATCTCTTCATCGCTCAGCATGCCCGCCCATCCGGGCATTTTCGTGCCGGGGAGGCCATCCCTGACGATGCGCTCGATGTCCTCCCGCTGCGGAAGCGAGCCGCACGGCGTGGTCTGGAATTTGAGAACCCCTTTCCGGAAGTCGCGCGGGCGCGGATTCATGTACGAAGAAACATCGCCCTGTCCGTCCCCTTCGGCGCCGTGGCAGGCGGCGCAGGCATTGCGGTAGGCATCCCGGCCTTGGATCAGGCGCAGAACCGCGTTGTCCGCTCCGGCTTCACCCCACGCGGGGCCGCCCAGGCAACAGATCCCCGTCAAAAGTACCACGGCTGCGTAAAACGCTTTCATCCTCGCCTCTATTTGGAGGGGTTCTTCGAGCCTCTAACAGAATGCCGATTCGTAGGGGAGCATTTTCAGATGCTCCCTCTTGTCGGGAGGGTCTGAAGACCCTCCCCTACGCATTCTGTTGCTCCTTCTTGTCGGGAGGGTCTGAAGACCCTCCCCTACGCATTCTGTTAGACGCACTTATTCCTCTACGATGAGGGTTCCCTTGAGCTTTGGGTGGATCGTGCACCACTGGTTCTGGCAGGAGAACCCGTAGCGCCCCGGGGTGTCGGCGCTGAATTCCACGGTTCCGGACGGCTTTGCGGCCGACAGCTCCGTCTCGGGCAGACTCAGCCCTGAGAACGCGATGATATGCACGTTGTCTCCTGTCGTATCGCTATTGACGAACTTGATACGCACGCGCGAGCCTCTTTTCACGGTCAAGGTGAAGCCTTTGGGCACGCCGCCAAAACCGTTTGACGTGATCTCTACCGTGATATCCGAAGAGGTCGGGCCCGCCGCGGCGGCGGACGGCGCCGGTTGACCCGCGGCAGGTTGTTCGCCTGTCGGGGCGGTGGGAGCGCTGGGCTGGGCCGCCTGAACGTCCGGCCCGCTTCCGGCGATTTGATGGCCTTCGTGTTCGCTCGAATCCACGGCTTGGAAGTCGGCCACGTCGATGCGGGCCAGCGGGGCATCCTCCAATCCGCACGCCGGGGCCGCGGTAAGAGCCGCGACCGCCAAGGCATACCCGTATCGGCAAGGTGTACACATCACGGCGCTCCTCCCCGCTACTTCGACCGGAAGACGTTGACGCTGACTTTGTCCGTCTTCCACACGATCTCTTTGACACCGAGCAGGTCTTCCTTGGCCGTCCTCGCGCTGCCGTGGAGGCCGGACTGATCGGAGAGAACCTCGCCGGCCAACGAGCCGTCGGAGTTGACGGCGTATTTCACAAAAGAGCCGTTGTGGGAGCTACCCGTGTGGTTGATGGTCTTTTTGATCTCGTTTTTCGTCAGGTCGAAGACCACATCGCGGAAGTTGGAGTTGTAGCTGATCCAGAGTTCATTCCTGTCGGGATTCGGATGGAGGATTCCATGGTCGCCCCGCAGGCAGTGCGTCTCGAAGGTGTCCGACGGCGCCATGGCCACCGGATCGACGAGGCCCAGGGCTTTCCCGCGATTGTGCGACGCCTCGCCCTTCTCCACCACATAGAGTTGGGTGTCGTCCCAGTTGAGATGGATGCCGTACCCGCCGTGGACCGCGGAACGCGAGGTGCCGATCATCTTCATCGTGACGTTGTCGATCTTGAAGATCTCGTCGCTCCCGCCGTCACCGACGTAGGCGTACTTCCCGTCCGCGGTGAAGGCCGTCCAGATCGGATCAAAACCGACGGTGAAATACTTCACGGGCTTCCAGGTTTTCATATCCACGATCGCGACGCTGCCTTCCAGCTTGTGCCGGATGTCCGGATCCGATATGGGGCCGGGAGGGAGGCCGACGTAGAGGTGACGACCGTCCGGATGGGGGAAAGCCAGGTAGGGATTGCCTTGAACATCCTCGCTCCTGAAGCCGCCGACCACGCGATTATTGTCGTTCGGATCGAGAACGTAGATGCCGGAACCCGGCTGGATGCTGCCGGGCACCTGCCAGTTGAAGTTTTCAACAAGCACGAGATCCTTGCGCGTCTCCCCGTCATAGTAGTTCACGGTTCTGACGTGATGGGGATAGCTGCTGGTTTGAAGAATCTGATGCATTTTGAGCGTTTGCGCATTGACGATGAGAAGTCGCCCCGCCTCCTTGATGGGTTTCGCCATGTCGCCCGTCGGAATGTAGAAGAATTTTCCGTCGGGCGAAGCGGCTGAACCGTGATCCTCCCACAACTTCTTCGGATCGACTCCATCGAGTTGGAACTGTTTTTCCACGATAACCTCATAGGTGTCTGCATCGACTACGACGAGTCCCGGAGTTTGCGTGGGCGAGGGGAACCCGCCATAGCCGGCCCCGTTCGTGGTCATGTATATGAGAGGGTGCTTCGCCGCATCCCACGCCGCATCCCCGCTGGAGTCGTATTGCGCCATCAGCTTGATCTCCAGTTTCTGGGAGAACGTGGTGTCCCAGCCGGTCGGTGATGTGGCCGGCGTGGACGTTCCGCCGGGAACGACCACGGTGTCCGTGGACGTGGGGACCGGAGTTCCTTTCTGGTCCGCGCTGCCGGAAGCGGTTTTGTCCTCCGTGCCGCAGGCGAAAGTGACGGCCATGCTGACGACAAGCAGGGCAAACAGGCGCGATAATTTGTTCATGGGTTTCCTCCTTCGAGGGTAGGGAATACAGAGTTACGATTTTTCATCCTCAGGCGTAAGCGCAACCGCCGTACCAAGACCGGTGGAATGGGAAATTCGAGCTATCTTGAGGAGTTGAATTGTCGAGCGGGGCGCTCGACATGAAAGAACCGTTACGAGTTCGTAACGTGTTTCAGGGGGCGAGGTTACGACTTCGTAACGTCGCCGGCGGGATCAGGCTTGCCGGTGGGGAGCCACAGCGTGATGCTCGCGCCCCCGCCGAGTCGATCCCCGATTTCGATGTAACCTCCGTGGGCCTTGACGATCCCAAGCGTGACGGACAGTCCAAGTCCGGTCCCTTCACCCTCCGGCTTCGTCGTGAAAAACGGCTCGAAGACTCTCTCGCGAATCTCTTTCGGAACGCCCGGACCGTTGTCCGCTATCTGAATGCCGATCCTGTTCTCCTGATGCGCAAAGTTGACTTCGACCATGCCTCCGCTCGGAACCGCGTGAATGGCATTGAGGAGAACGTTCATGCAGGCCTGGCGAAGCTGTCCGCGGTCCGCCAATACAAGAAATCCATCCGGCCCGCCCGGGGTGGGAGCCCACAGTTTGCGCGACCGGATGGCCTTCGCTTTCATGGTCGGCGAAAGCAGGTCGAGGCAGTCGTCAACCAAGGCCGGAAGACCTACCTCGGTCGGATGAAGATTGTCCGGGCGGCTGAATCGAAGGAGTCCTCTTACCGTGTCGGCCATCCTTTCCAGGCACTCGCGCATGATTCTCATGTACCGCTCGCGCCGCTCCGGCTTGAGATCATCCTGCTCCAGTGCCTTCAGGGCATTCATCAAGCCGGAGAGGGGATTGTTGATTTCGTGGGCGACGCCCGAGGCCAGCAGACCGACGGCGGAGAGTCGTTCCGTCATGGCCATTCCCCGCTGTTCGGCGTCTTTTCTCGCGCTGATGTCGCGGCAAAGCGCCAAGGTGCTGAGGAACTTCCCATGCGGGTCGCGGATGGCGATGGCGCTGACCTCCATCGGAATCCGTCGGCCGTCTTTCGTGATCACGGCCGTTTCATGCGAAGAGAAACCTTTCTCGCGAACCCGGGTGTGCGCTTCCACGTTCGACTTCATGGCGTCGGGCGCCACGATATCCGCCATACTCATCCCGAGAATTTCCTCCTTGGTGTACCCGGTGAGGTCAAGCATTTTCTGGTTGACCCGCGTGGGGCGCCGTTCGGCGTCGGTGCACCCCACGGCGTCGGGAAGCAACTCGATCAGTTGATCGATCATCCCTTCCGACGTGTACCATCGCTTGGCGGTCTCGGTGTG from Nitrospirota bacterium includes these protein-coding regions:
- a CDS encoding PAS domain S-box protein produces the protein MKLPGRTDSDRQDAAFLVLRILAFGGGLVFVLSAREHFQAIRIIGFLFGLFAAASVALYLLAWPLLGEKRHFYFVAGWIDLAFLAVLIHLTDGFRSDFVPALYLFCAFHSYYFGRREGSVFALGAAAALIFFLLEASRVGAGPTWFDAILPVGIIGTLSFLMGNLSDHDRALLREVEQQHTETAKRWYTSEGMIDQLIELLPDAVGCTDAERRPTRVNQKMLDLTGYTKEEILGMSMADIVAPDAMKSNVEAHTRVREKGFSSHETAVITKDGRRIPMEVSAIAIRDPHGKFLSTLALCRDISARKDAEQRGMAMTERLSAVGLLASGVAHEINNPLSGLMNALKALEQDDLKPERRERYMRIMRECLERMADTVRGLLRFSRPDNLHPTEVGLPALVDDCLDLLSPTMKAKAIRSRKLWAPTPGGPDGFLVLADRGQLRQACMNVLLNAIHAVPSGGMVEVNFAHQENRIGIQIADNGPGVPKEIRERVFEPFFTTKPEGEGTGLGLSVTLGIVKAHGGYIEIGDRLGGGASITLWLPTGKPDPAGDVTKS
- a CDS encoding c-type cytochrome, with amino-acid sequence MKAFYAAVVLLTGICCLGGPAWGEAGADNAVLRLIQGRDAYRNACAACHGAEGDGQGDVSSYMNPRPRDFRKGVLKFQTTPCGSLPQREDIERIVRDGLPGTKMPGWAGMLSDEEISSVAAFVLQLITSSPRPAGASGVPPETAVDAPGIERGRKVFEDLECAKCHGPSGRGDGPSAGTLKDDWGGSVRPRDFTKALFKSGGTNTDLYRVIVQGICGTPMPSHQDLVSPEELWDVVHYVRSLGKEKGLWERFFGLE
- a CDS encoding cupredoxin domain-containing protein, whose amino-acid sequence is MMCTPCRYGYALAVAALTAAPACGLEDAPLARIDVADFQAVDSSEHEGHQIAGSGPDVQAAQPSAPTAPTGEQPAAGQPAPSAAAAGPTSSDITVEITSNGFGGVPKGFTLTVKRGSRVRIKFVNSDTTGDNVHIIAFSGLSLPETELSAAKPSGTVEFSADTPGRYGFSCQNQWCTIHPKLKGTLIVEE